From Porphyromonadaceae bacterium W3.11, one genomic window encodes:
- a CDS encoding FimB/Mfa2 family fimbrial subunit, which produces MKFNNFKFTVAALAVLMILLTAGCRDSFFDRHSEPTLEQKSEDDDEEMTITDGISITLDYESHSLKTPMLRTALTAIDVNKESELRLNGTRILVFDNNENYLYDAPVIKIEPNISAPYKGKITLLAKEGQGLTLVLLSNLTKEEKVRIVSGKKSDVLKSFKFGITKDTDFAEGGLPMWGELNQLTISQDQGAQPNIGKINLLRAVARVDVGLNMTAKGNTGTDADFDETSQTLQSTIIDPQSKKEMTVKWGIDEVYFFNAATKGLVAPTSGKYALEDGKAKAKEVSLPSDPGKQDITYTAHNNLLKRVIYVPESDNPEPSASNGAQTLPGDQANYMNRPYLVVKLNYTEVGSNAKGVTYFRIDFLKKEGDEATAKYTYLPLLRNHRYKVDIKNIGGLGFEKLEDAKKGPSANIMYNVLVWDESQMSNVVYDGQYMLGVKTDEFTFYKAKGGTVSTTVQTSWPDGFEVKNLPDWVKVKSIESTGSDTSETSEKLVTFEVIEDTNQVREWLNSDDHEGTYIQAGRMRWNLSFKQLNTLDVKIEIFSDKECIKPLQFIELDERGEATPNNPYTVGKKKFYVRVNSGSVISDVANNTGDHFLFSSGTASGQELPPLAQAKEISANVFEFEVTASPMNNEEDHFELKQNKYIFTATQGGESAQAELTINQTEYNIVFYEDEALTSPITNESGIYLMDGEKHRFYVKSNIPYTLWLDNQIIDEAARTSVNSDDKGNAKLPMVVSYFEEGAEKNINYVIGQWIKVKEQLSTSRLGSPLDFRVANDINNPKIIYGHVKWVAGTPLPSVAWKFPMFTGNNKDEVTMIISDFVSATFLPEANSYPITLGKSGVLIPLSRINKAASFYDLNFDSPEHFTDSKYSDSSDQTAKLNSSETWESYKRRNKLNILEEDDKISLEVLWTDVKSVTEAGSTKERNPIQKDGTAPLKLLTTIKTGGEQYAFLLPGKDEDNNYGNLVFGVRSSIKDRVDNKRSYSLDPAEEGKKALLWSFHIMLYRSSQIPADNGSKTNPDNNSLTYYDRSIISDYETVWGLDVVSWPYDLGAFELPIDWKTLSDNGLRYQDFNYRRVGLTYQFGRKDPFPRWINAVNAPTRIVGHDGKEVKFTLRKGVTISMRESIENPMVMAASVGGHQWLTEGGNTLDTNIGLGGSSSFGYYGLWGGGPAVGNESTAGQRRDIMRTTIKTVFDPCPYGFAVPTPGYSFTRVFENESNMVRFKPNFVVWAKAGSIKVYNTYSGDETSLFSIYTGNGVSGTGEGFWAVSTTYLAQAHYPVILLRFGTNRTNERYQADVHRSSPIMVRPFTNRREADWNKYITR; this is translated from the coding sequence ATGAAATTTAATAACTTTAAATTCACAGTAGCAGCATTAGCAGTCCTGATGATATTGCTTACAGCCGGCTGCCGTGATTCATTCTTTGACCGTCACTCAGAGCCTACCTTAGAACAAAAGTCTGAAGATGATGACGAAGAAATGACCATTACCGATGGAATCTCAATAACATTGGACTATGAGTCGCACTCGCTTAAGACACCAATGTTGCGGACAGCTCTAACCGCAATTGATGTAAATAAAGAAAGTGAACTTCGACTTAATGGCACACGAATACTGGTTTTTGACAATAATGAAAATTATCTTTATGATGCTCCAGTAATTAAAATAGAACCTAACATCAGTGCTCCATATAAGGGAAAAATCACATTACTTGCTAAGGAGGGGCAAGGGCTTACTCTTGTACTACTTTCAAATCTAACAAAAGAGGAAAAAGTAAGAATTGTTAGTGGGAAGAAATCAGATGTCCTCAAAAGTTTTAAATTTGGGATTACCAAGGATACAGACTTTGCAGAGGGAGGCCTTCCAATGTGGGGAGAACTAAATCAGCTGACCATCTCTCAAGATCAAGGAGCTCAACCTAATATAGGTAAGATAAACCTGCTACGAGCTGTGGCACGTGTTGATGTTGGACTTAATATGACCGCTAAGGGTAATACTGGTACTGATGCTGATTTTGACGAAACCTCGCAAACCTTACAATCAACCATTATTGATCCACAAAGTAAGAAAGAAATGACAGTCAAATGGGGTATTGATGAAGTTTATTTCTTTAATGCAGCTACAAAAGGACTAGTGGCACCTACCTCTGGTAAATATGCATTGGAGGATGGTAAGGCTAAAGCGAAAGAGGTATCGTTACCATCTGATCCTGGAAAGCAGGATATTACTTATACGGCACATAACAACTTACTGAAGAGAGTCATTTACGTGCCAGAGTCTGATAACCCTGAGCCATCAGCAAGCAATGGTGCTCAGACTTTACCTGGTGATCAAGCTAACTATATGAATCGTCCGTATCTCGTGGTCAAATTGAACTATACTGAGGTGGGAAGCAATGCAAAAGGTGTGACCTACTTCCGTATAGATTTTCTTAAAAAGGAGGGGGATGAGGCTACAGCAAAGTACACCTATCTGCCACTCTTGAGAAATCATCGCTACAAGGTCGATATTAAGAATATTGGAGGACTTGGATTTGAAAAGCTTGAGGATGCAAAGAAGGGTCCATCAGCCAACATTATGTATAATGTCCTCGTGTGGGATGAATCACAGATGAGCAATGTCGTGTATGACGGCCAATATATGTTGGGTGTGAAGACCGATGAATTCACTTTTTATAAGGCGAAAGGAGGTACAGTCTCAACCACTGTTCAGACATCTTGGCCTGATGGTTTTGAGGTGAAAAATCTACCTGATTGGGTTAAAGTGAAATCCATTGAATCAACTGGCTCTGATACATCAGAAACGAGTGAGAAATTAGTCACGTTTGAAGTAATTGAGGATACAAACCAAGTAAGAGAATGGCTTAATAGTGACGACCATGAAGGAACTTATATTCAAGCAGGTCGTATGCGCTGGAACCTTTCTTTTAAGCAACTTAATACGCTGGATGTTAAGATAGAGATATTTTCAGATAAAGAGTGTATAAAACCATTACAGTTTATTGAGCTTGATGAGAGAGGAGAAGCCACTCCCAACAACCCATACACGGTAGGGAAGAAGAAATTCTATGTACGAGTAAATTCTGGCTCTGTTATCTCGGATGTTGCAAATAACACAGGTGATCATTTTTTATTTTCAAGTGGAACTGCTTCTGGACAAGAGCTACCACCACTTGCCCAAGCGAAAGAGATCAGTGCAAATGTCTTTGAGTTTGAGGTGACTGCTTCACCTATGAACAATGAAGAGGATCATTTTGAACTGAAGCAAAACAAGTACATATTTACTGCTACACAGGGAGGGGAATCTGCACAAGCAGAACTTACCATTAATCAAACTGAATACAACATCGTTTTCTACGAAGATGAGGCACTAACCTCTCCCATCACTAACGAATCTGGTATTTACTTAATGGATGGGGAAAAGCACCGTTTTTATGTCAAGAGCAATATCCCATATACCCTATGGCTAGACAATCAGATCATTGACGAAGCTGCCAGAACTAGCGTTAATTCTGATGATAAAGGAAACGCTAAGTTGCCAATGGTCGTTAGTTACTTTGAAGAAGGGGCAGAGAAAAATATAAATTATGTAATAGGACAGTGGATTAAAGTCAAAGAGCAGTTATCTACGTCTAGATTAGGCTCCCCATTGGATTTTAGGGTAGCAAATGATATTAATAATCCAAAGATCATCTATGGCCATGTGAAGTGGGTAGCTGGAACTCCGCTTCCTTCGGTCGCATGGAAGTTCCCAATGTTTACGGGGAACAATAAAGACGAAGTAACAATGATTATCTCTGACTTTGTGAGTGCCACTTTTTTACCAGAGGCAAACTCATATCCTATAACCTTAGGAAAGAGCGGAGTACTCATACCACTATCTCGTATTAATAAAGCCGCGAGCTTTTACGATCTAAATTTTGACTCCCCTGAACACTTCACTGACAGTAAATACTCAGATAGTAGCGATCAAACTGCAAAACTTAATTCCAGTGAGACCTGGGAGAGCTATAAGAGGAGAAATAAACTTAACATATTGGAAGAGGATGATAAAATCTCATTGGAAGTACTTTGGACCGATGTCAAAAGTGTTACAGAGGCGGGGTCTACTAAAGAGAGAAATCCAATTCAAAAGGATGGAACTGCTCCTCTCAAACTGTTAACAACAATTAAAACGGGTGGAGAGCAATACGCATTCCTTTTGCCTGGGAAAGATGAAGATAATAATTATGGAAATCTTGTATTCGGAGTTCGTTCTTCTATTAAAGATCGAGTGGATAATAAGAGAAGCTATTCTCTTGATCCAGCAGAGGAAGGAAAGAAGGCCCTTCTTTGGAGTTTCCATATTATGTTATATAGATCTAGTCAGATTCCAGCAGATAATGGATCAAAAACGAATCCAGACAATAATTCATTAACTTATTACGATAGGAGTATTATTAGTGATTATGAAACAGTTTGGGGTTTAGATGTAGTCTCTTGGCCATATGATTTGGGAGCCTTTGAGTTACCGATAGACTGGAAGACATTGTCAGATAATGGTTTAAGGTATCAAGACTTCAATTATAGGCGTGTAGGGCTAACTTATCAATTTGGTCGAAAAGACCCATTCCCAAGATGGATTAATGCAGTAAACGCACCTACTCGGATTGTAGGGCATGACGGGAAAGAGGTCAAATTTACTTTGCGTAAAGGAGTTACGATTTCGATGAGAGAATCTATCGAAAACCCCATGGTAATGGCGGCTTCGGTTGGGGGGCACCAATGGCTTACAGAAGGCGGTAATACTTTAGATACAAACATTGGACTAGGAGGCTCTTCATCCTTTGGGTATTATGGACTCTGGGGCGGTGGTCCTGCGGTGGGTAATGAATCTACCGCAGGCCAACGTAGGGATATTATGCGTACTACTATTAAGACTGTCTTTGACCCATGTCCGTATGGTTTCGCAGTACCTACCCCAGGTTATAGTTTTACCAGAGTATTTGAAAATGAAAGCAATATGGTCCGCTTCAAGCCTAACTTTGTAGTTTGGGCAAAGGCTGGCTCCATTAAAGTATATAATACATATTCAGGTGACGAAACCAGTCTCTTTAGTATATATACAGGCAATGGAGTATCAGGTACTGGAGAAGGCTTTTGGGCTGTGAGCACCACATATCTAGCACAAGCTCACTATCCAGTGATCCTCCTCCGGTTTGGGACCAATAGGACAAATGAACGTTATCAGGCTGATGTGCATAGAAGTTCACCAATAATGGTGCGTCCATTTACGAATCGCAGAGAAGCAGATTGGAATAAATATATAACTCGATAG
- a CDS encoding FimB/Mfa2 family fimbrial subunit: protein MKFSNKLSLLMLLMIALGTVSCDKKIFDDLSECPQGVIFKFHTQTPCQSAPSYPLAIKETRIFAFNESDVLITNMDTKDVVLDKDYQLITDYLHVGTSSFIAWGGEDLSKYDFSDFEAGKTTKSEMMISLKRQADQANADMPHLYVGTPINGNLTQKDYRNLGTHYDTVDFRMQQLTNIVRLTVRGLNPAHQYSVKILAANSKYDLMGESIQDTRFTYISPNSEQIEGDLKADFRLLKLEHNKDIKLMVTDLTTDKVIYSADLVDDLIAYQGKFGTSPINLECEHNFVVVLDITPTEESEDTYMAVKATINQWNLVFRDVAL, encoded by the coding sequence ATGAAGTTTTCCAATAAATTATCCCTGCTGATGCTCTTAATGATAGCATTGGGAACAGTGTCGTGTGATAAAAAGATATTTGATGATTTATCTGAGTGCCCTCAAGGTGTGATCTTCAAGTTTCACACTCAGACCCCTTGTCAGAGTGCTCCATCCTATCCCTTGGCGATCAAGGAGACTCGCATCTTTGCATTCAATGAATCGGATGTGCTCATAACAAATATGGACACAAAAGATGTGGTGCTAGATAAGGACTACCAGCTCATCACGGACTATCTCCATGTAGGCACTAGCTCATTTATAGCATGGGGAGGCGAAGACCTTAGTAAGTATGACTTCTCAGATTTCGAGGCAGGCAAGACCACTAAGAGCGAGATGATGATCTCACTTAAGCGTCAAGCCGACCAAGCCAACGCCGATATGCCACATTTATACGTTGGTACACCCATCAATGGGAATCTTACACAAAAGGACTATAGGAACCTAGGAACCCACTACGACACTGTGGACTTCCGCATGCAGCAGCTAACCAATATCGTCAGACTAACTGTTCGCGGGCTAAACCCAGCACACCAGTACTCGGTAAAGATCTTAGCAGCTAATTCTAAGTACGACCTCATGGGCGAATCCATCCAGGATACTCGCTTTACATATATATCCCCAAATTCTGAGCAGATAGAGGGTGACCTCAAAGCGGACTTCCGTCTTCTTAAGCTGGAGCATAATAAGGATATCAAGCTTATGGTCACCGACCTAACCACAGACAAAGTGATCTACAGTGCCGACTTAGTAGATGACTTAATTGCGTATCAAGGTAAGTTTGGCACTTCTCCCATCAATCTGGAATGTGAGCACAACTTTGTGGTGGTGCTAGATATCACTCCTACAGAAGAATCAGAGGATACATACATGGCTGTTAAAGCGACCATTAATCAATGGAATCTTGTCTTCAGAGATGTGGCATTATAA
- a CDS encoding Mfa1 family fimbria major subunit (Members of this family are fimbrial shaft proteins (major subunit proteins), found in the Bacteriodetes. The family is named for Mfa1 from Porphyromonas gingivalis, and is related to but distinct from the family of FimA from the species.) has translation MKRIFNLILASSVALGFAACNNDKAPQADNSTEGTTYAGMYISGEKSIAPRAISQTDEAGRDAEGKLETLYLLSTGGDKSWSYVDSEGTDGEFWPTITGSKIYKVAPWKTTAGNQIMALIINKGSVTLPAIALADSYTMGTAASAKDDIKNLSTDDAFVMTSVRAQKTIADKKDINIVKNGSTEGENVFKFDLERVVVQGKVAKGDDLKSDTKDGKGSIKLDDLTYAAVNGAVPTYLFANNAGKRTMGANGQYEDFKSAIDDYAEFQGAKEAANVMDKLIRLGNIDENSNDNLGGYAAIKVADDEDAAKLARGIYFLENSVKKDVFNPENKDFGFYRMAYAKVYATFTPKVLYTLNEDETKLIERTEEITVGMTFYKGADDGFLYDTKAAAKKNNTKYYTYKNGKCAYRALWNRQMDVTGKLVDNADVRRNNIYLLKITEFQGLGMPWDPSDPNDPNLPKPDGEDEGENPENPDIEESETYMRVEAEVIPWNLVTRDVNLK, from the coding sequence ATGAAAAGAATTTTTAATTTGATTCTTGCAAGTTCCGTCGCATTAGGCTTCGCAGCTTGTAACAACGACAAGGCTCCTCAGGCTGACAACTCTACTGAGGGGACAACTTATGCAGGGATGTACATCTCTGGTGAGAAGAGTATCGCACCAAGAGCTATTTCTCAAACCGATGAAGCTGGTAGAGACGCTGAAGGTAAGCTTGAAACCTTATACTTGTTGTCCACTGGTGGTGATAAGTCATGGTCTTATGTAGATTCAGAAGGGACTGATGGCGAGTTCTGGCCAACTATAACAGGTTCTAAGATTTACAAGGTTGCACCTTGGAAAACTACCGCAGGAAATCAAATTATGGCTTTGATCATCAACAAAGGAAGCGTAACATTGCCAGCAATTGCTTTAGCTGACTCCTATACTATGGGAACTGCTGCTTCAGCCAAGGACGATATTAAAAATCTTTCTACAGATGATGCATTTGTAATGACTTCTGTAAGAGCTCAAAAGACTATTGCAGATAAAAAGGATATAAATATTGTGAAGAATGGATCGACTGAAGGTGAGAACGTCTTTAAGTTTGACTTAGAGCGTGTCGTTGTTCAAGGTAAGGTAGCAAAGGGCGATGATTTAAAATCTGATACAAAAGATGGCAAGGGATCTATTAAACTTGATGACCTTACCTATGCTGCTGTAAATGGTGCTGTTCCTACTTATCTTTTTGCTAACAATGCTGGTAAACGTACGATGGGTGCTAACGGCCAATATGAAGACTTTAAATCTGCTATCGATGATTATGCTGAATTCCAAGGCGCTAAAGAAGCAGCAAATGTTATGGATAAGTTGATTCGCTTAGGAAACATAGATGAGAATAGTAATGACAATCTAGGTGGTTACGCTGCAATTAAGGTTGCTGATGATGAAGATGCTGCTAAACTTGCACGTGGTATCTATTTCCTAGAGAACTCTGTTAAGAAAGATGTCTTTAATCCAGAGAATAAGGACTTTGGTTTCTATCGTATGGCTTATGCAAAGGTGTATGCTACCTTTACTCCTAAAGTTTTATACACACTAAATGAGGATGAAACAAAGCTTATTGAAAGGACAGAAGAAATCACAGTAGGTATGACTTTCTACAAGGGTGCTGATGATGGTTTTCTTTATGACACAAAAGCTGCAGCTAAGAAGAATAACACAAAGTACTATACCTATAAAAATGGTAAATGTGCTTACCGTGCTCTTTGGAATCGTCAAATGGATGTTACAGGTAAGTTAGTTGATAATGCAGATGTTCGTCGTAACAATATTTACTTGCTAAAAATTACTGAATTCCAAGGTCTTGGTATGCCATGGGACCCATCTGACCCTAATGATCCAAACCTACCAAAGCCAGATGGTGAAGATGAGGGTGAAAACCCTGAAAACCCAGACATTGAGGAGTCTGAAACTTATATGCGTGTAGAGGCAGAGGTTATTCCTTGGAACTTGGTTACACGTGACGTAAATCTTAAGTAA
- a CDS encoding DUF3868 domain-containing protein — MIRNIRYITSILALVGMLSITVSASAQKSYLEKIDFEQTQGVRKGQQVTILSKVRLDNVRLGHQDLIILVPKVQSNSGTNEQQLPPIFIAGSTRAKVIERESILNNEREYMLPEPVSITTRHNGKSQSVQYTTQIPYSSWMDEATLFFEEWVIGCAECDKGRSSRLITNQILVPPYKPDYKLVYIVPAVEPVKRRADKYVATVEFHVDKDQLDPTYRNNQQVLSEIGEKVANVLNNEDLTVTDLEIIGYASPEASVAYNKSLSERRAKAISDFLVNQHGVSRIKMIVSGYGEDWKMTREEVAASDLADKDKILQIIDSTPNPDDRDAKLKQLSNGATYQTLLKEIYPRMRRTEYALSYVVRGFDVAEAKQILKTNPKLLSLNEMYLVAQSYPAESKEFKEVFDIATRLYPNEPVAIINASAADIEGGNYQAAIDRLQKIGNNPDTWNNLAVAYALSGDYKTAEEYFGKANNAGNSHATHNIKELHKLLDQKKGDESISMND, encoded by the coding sequence ATGATTAGAAATATAAGATACATCACCAGCATTCTCGCACTCGTAGGTATGCTGAGCATAACTGTAAGTGCTTCTGCACAGAAAAGTTATCTGGAGAAGATCGACTTTGAGCAAACTCAAGGTGTGAGGAAAGGACAACAAGTAACAATTCTTTCTAAAGTAAGGCTGGACAACGTACGTCTAGGACATCAAGACCTCATCATCTTAGTACCAAAGGTTCAATCGAATAGTGGGACTAATGAGCAGCAGCTGCCACCTATATTTATAGCGGGTTCCACTCGTGCAAAGGTTATTGAGAGAGAGTCCATCCTAAACAACGAAAGAGAGTATATGCTTCCAGAACCTGTAAGCATTACTACTCGTCATAATGGTAAGTCTCAGAGTGTACAATACACGACTCAGATCCCTTACAGCTCATGGATGGATGAAGCGACCCTCTTTTTTGAAGAGTGGGTCATCGGCTGTGCAGAGTGTGACAAGGGTAGAAGTTCAAGACTCATAACCAACCAGATTTTGGTGCCACCATATAAGCCCGATTACAAGCTCGTTTATATAGTACCTGCTGTGGAACCAGTGAAGAGACGTGCTGATAAGTATGTCGCAACAGTAGAATTCCACGTAGATAAGGATCAACTGGATCCAACCTATCGAAATAACCAGCAAGTGCTTAGCGAGATTGGCGAAAAAGTTGCTAACGTCCTCAATAATGAAGACCTTACCGTGACAGACCTTGAAATCATTGGCTATGCGTCTCCTGAAGCATCCGTAGCCTATAATAAATCACTTTCTGAACGCAGAGCCAAAGCTATTTCTGACTTCTTGGTTAATCAACATGGGGTAAGTCGAATAAAGATGATTGTATCTGGCTATGGTGAAGACTGGAAGATGACAAGGGAGGAAGTCGCGGCGTCTGATCTTGCTGACAAAGATAAGATTCTACAAATTATCGACTCTACACCTAATCCCGATGACCGAGATGCGAAGCTGAAGCAGCTATCTAATGGAGCGACGTACCAGACCTTGCTTAAGGAGATATATCCTCGCATGCGTCGTACAGAATATGCCCTATCCTACGTAGTTAGAGGCTTTGATGTGGCGGAGGCAAAGCAGATTCTCAAGACAAATCCTAAGCTTCTTAGCTTAAACGAAATGTACTTGGTCGCACAGAGCTATCCTGCTGAGAGCAAGGAATTCAAGGAGGTCTTTGATATCGCTACTAGGCTTTATCCTAATGAGCCAGTAGCCATCATCAATGCCAGTGCAGCAGACATCGAGGGTGGCAACTACCAAGCTGCCATCGACCGACTACAAAAGATTGGCAATAACCCTGACACATGGAATAACCTTGCGGTAGCCTATGCCCTTTCTGGAGACTACAAAACAGCGGAAGAGTACTTTGGCAAAGCCAACAATGCAGGGAACAGTCACGCGACACACAATATAAAAGAGCTACATAAGTTGCTCGACCAAAAGAAGGGGGATGAATCAATCTCAATGAATGATTAA
- a CDS encoding DUF3575 domain-containing protein produces MKKKIYIFSLLLGMLSFISVQNAEAQKVAAKTNLAYWGVFGSPNLGIEFAMGDKFTLDLNGGMNMWKFSDNKKAKHWLVQPEVRYWFCDVFNGHFIGLHGHGGEFNIGNWNIPVGRLKTFKDNRYEGYFYGAGLSYGYQWVLSPRWNLELSLGGGWARIHYRQFDCAECGAFKNEGNYDYFGITRTTLSLVYFIK; encoded by the coding sequence ATGAAAAAGAAAATTTACATTTTTAGCCTATTGTTGGGAATGCTGTCATTCATCAGTGTGCAGAACGCAGAGGCACAAAAAGTAGCAGCCAAGACCAACTTAGCCTATTGGGGTGTATTTGGCTCGCCCAATCTTGGGATAGAGTTCGCTATGGGAGACAAATTCACACTAGACCTTAATGGGGGAATGAACATGTGGAAGTTTAGCGACAATAAGAAAGCGAAGCATTGGCTCGTTCAGCCAGAGGTGAGATACTGGTTTTGTGATGTATTCAACGGACACTTTATCGGTCTACATGGACACGGCGGAGAGTTCAATATTGGCAATTGGAACATCCCAGTGGGTCGTCTAAAGACTTTCAAAGATAATCGCTACGAAGGATACTTCTATGGTGCTGGACTTAGCTATGGCTATCAGTGGGTACTAAGCCCACGATGGAACCTAGAGCTAAGCCTAGGTGGTGGCTGGGCTAGAATCCACTATCGCCAATTTGACTGTGCCGAGTGTGGTGCCTTTAAGAATGAGGGAAATTACGATTACTTCGGCATCACTAGGACTACCCTATCACTTGTTTATTTCATTAAGTAA
- the topA gene encoding type I DNA topoisomerase: protein MANHLLIVESPAKSKTISKFLGKEYKVLSSYGHIRDLKTKGMGVDIDNNFEPQYEISEDKEKVVNELRAAAKKADKVWLASDEDREGEAIAWHLADVLGLDKTANNRIVFHEITPTAVQKALDNPRSIDLKMVDAQQARRVLDRIVGFELSPVLWRKVRPQLSAGRVQSVAVRIIVEREREIQNHVSSSNFRVRGEFVSSSGETFSAELHSRPSSETEVRKILDGLVGTSYHVDHIEVKPGKRRPAAPFTTSTLQQEASRKMGIPVGQTMRLAQSLYEAGYITYMRTDSMNLSKTAVASACSLIEKEYGKEYVQARTYHTKSKGAQEAHEAIRPTNLELEQAGTNRQERALYDMIRKRTLACQMADAELENTTVEVLSDNKTKFEAKGEVVKFDGFLKVYLEGNDDEEEREESGLLPAMKEGEAITANEIIARERFAQRPARYTEASLVKRLEELGIGRPSTYAPTIQTIQKRGYVDKRSVDGEERQYQELKLKNDKVTARHKKEVYGADKNKLFPTDTGIVVTDFLVDQFPKVLDYNFTAEVEKEFDDIAEGKKEWTDSITTFYSFFHENVEQVLAEKSEMKVGVRLLGEEPKSGEPVYAKIGRFGPMIQIGDADDEGGKKPRFASIPTTLSIETITLEEALKLFILPRDLGTYQGDEVQANIGRFGPYVRFGSLFASIPKELSPYEITLEEAAPLIDAKKEQERKKHINSFGSKEDLVEVLNGRWGPYIKYKKQNYKIPKGTDAEKLSEAEVRKIIADIDAEGGPKKRKRTAKKK from the coding sequence ATGGCAAATCATCTACTAATAGTGGAGTCGCCCGCTAAATCGAAGACGATAAGTAAGTTTTTGGGGAAAGAATATAAGGTGCTGTCTAGCTATGGACACATTAGAGATCTGAAGACGAAGGGCATGGGGGTCGATATAGATAATAATTTCGAGCCTCAATATGAGATATCCGAGGATAAAGAGAAAGTTGTCAATGAGTTAAGGGCTGCTGCGAAGAAGGCTGATAAGGTCTGGCTCGCATCCGATGAGGACCGCGAGGGAGAGGCTATCGCATGGCACTTGGCTGATGTGCTAGGATTGGATAAAACCGCTAATAACAGGATTGTTTTTCACGAGATAACCCCTACCGCGGTGCAGAAAGCACTTGATAATCCGAGGAGTATTGACCTGAAGATGGTAGATGCCCAGCAAGCTCGAAGGGTTCTTGATAGAATTGTAGGCTTCGAGCTCAGTCCTGTCCTTTGGCGTAAAGTACGGCCACAGCTCTCTGCCGGTAGAGTTCAGTCTGTGGCGGTTAGGATTATAGTGGAGCGAGAGCGAGAGATCCAAAACCACGTGTCTAGTAGTAACTTTAGAGTGAGGGGGGAGTTTGTCTCCTCGTCTGGAGAGACTTTTTCCGCAGAACTTCATTCACGTCCATCTTCAGAAACAGAGGTCAGAAAGATATTGGATGGGCTAGTTGGGACGTCATATCATGTTGATCATATAGAGGTGAAGCCTGGTAAGAGACGCCCTGCTGCACCTTTTACCACCTCCACCTTACAGCAAGAAGCCTCTAGAAAGATGGGTATCCCGGTGGGGCAGACCATGCGTCTCGCACAGAGCCTTTATGAGGCGGGGTACATTACCTATATGCGCACCGACTCGATGAACTTATCGAAAACGGCTGTCGCTTCTGCCTGCTCTTTGATTGAAAAGGAGTACGGCAAGGAGTATGTACAGGCAAGGACCTATCATACTAAAAGTAAGGGTGCACAGGAGGCTCACGAAGCAATTCGTCCAACGAATCTCGAGTTAGAGCAAGCTGGGACTAATAGGCAAGAGCGTGCTCTCTATGACATGATTCGTAAACGTACTTTAGCATGTCAGATGGCTGATGCAGAGTTGGAGAATACCACTGTAGAGGTGCTTAGTGATAATAAGACTAAGTTCGAGGCTAAGGGAGAAGTAGTAAAGTTTGATGGGTTCCTGAAGGTTTACTTAGAAGGGAATGATGATGAGGAAGAACGCGAAGAAAGTGGCTTGCTTCCTGCCATGAAAGAGGGCGAAGCTATTACGGCTAATGAAATCATTGCTCGTGAACGATTTGCACAACGTCCAGCTCGTTATACAGAAGCCTCTTTGGTTAAGAGACTGGAAGAGCTAGGTATTGGCCGTCCTTCAACTTATGCTCCGACCATCCAGACCATCCAAAAGCGTGGGTACGTTGACAAACGTTCCGTAGATGGAGAAGAACGCCAATATCAGGAGTTGAAGCTTAAGAATGATAAGGTAACAGCTCGTCATAAAAAGGAGGTATATGGTGCCGATAAGAATAAGCTTTTCCCTACCGATACTGGGATTGTTGTGACTGACTTTCTAGTGGATCAATTTCCTAAAGTCTTGGATTACAATTTCACTGCTGAAGTAGAGAAAGAGTTTGACGACATAGCAGAGGGCAAAAAAGAGTGGACCGATAGTATCACGACCTTTTATTCATTCTTTCATGAGAATGTGGAACAGGTCCTTGCGGAGAAGAGCGAGATGAAGGTAGGTGTACGACTATTAGGCGAAGAACCTAAGAGTGGTGAACCTGTGTATGCCAAGATTGGTCGCTTTGGCCCGATGATTCAGATCGGTGATGCTGATGATGAAGGCGGTAAGAAGCCAAGGTTTGCATCCATACCTACGACCCTATCTATTGAAACCATTACTCTCGAGGAGGCTCTTAAACTCTTTATTCTTCCACGAGATTTAGGAACCTATCAGGGTGATGAGGTGCAGGCAAATATTGGTCGTTTTGGTCCATATGTCCGTTTTGGTAGTCTCTTCGCGAGTATTCCTAAGGAGCTTTCCCCTTACGAAATAACGTTAGAGGAAGCTGCTCCACTTATCGATGCTAAGAAAGAGCAGGAGCGAAAAAAGCATATCAATAGCTTTGGCTCAAAGGAAGACCTCGTAGAAGTACTCAATGGACGATGGGGGCCATATATTAAGTACAAGAAGCAGAACTATAAGATTCCTAAAGGAACAGATGCAGAGAAGCTTTCGGAAGCAGAAGTGCGTAAGATTATTGCAGATATAGACGCAGAGGGAGGACCAAAGAAACGTAAGCGGACTGCTAAAAAGAAGTAA